Proteins encoded in a region of the Bacillus methanolicus genome:
- the dxr gene encoding 1-deoxy-D-xylulose-5-phosphate reductoisomerase — translation MKYISLLGATGSIGTQTLDIIREHPDQFKLAAMSVGRNLDLARKIIHEFKPELVSTRDKSGSDSLRAEFPGITFTYGEEGLSEAAVFEKTDILVNAVLGSVGLYPTLQAIEAGKTIAIANKETLVTAGHLVMEAARRKKVPLLPVDSEHSAIFQALQGEKEKNIEKIILTASGGSFRDRSRDELVNVTVEEALNHPNWSMGAKITIDSATMMNKGLEVIEAHWLFSMPYDRIEVLLHKESIIHSMIEFHDSSVIAQLGTPDMRVPIQYALTYPDRLPLKSASKLNLAEIGKLHFAEMDFNRFRCLQFAYEAGKAGGTMPTVLNAANEEAVAAFLNGEISFLQIEDLIEKAISKHEIIKHPDLETIQVIDKETRNFVKGLY, via the coding sequence TTGAAGTATATTAGTTTGTTAGGGGCAACCGGTTCAATTGGTACTCAAACATTGGATATCATAAGGGAACACCCTGACCAATTTAAGCTTGCGGCGATGTCTGTCGGCAGAAATCTTGATCTCGCAAGAAAAATCATTCATGAATTTAAGCCCGAGCTAGTTTCAACCAGGGATAAATCCGGTTCAGATAGCTTGAGAGCCGAATTTCCCGGTATTACTTTTACATATGGAGAAGAAGGTTTATCAGAAGCAGCTGTTTTTGAAAAAACAGACATTCTCGTAAATGCTGTATTAGGCAGCGTCGGTCTATATCCGACATTGCAAGCAATTGAAGCGGGTAAAACAATAGCGATCGCAAATAAAGAGACGCTTGTTACCGCGGGCCATCTAGTAATGGAAGCAGCCCGTCGAAAAAAAGTTCCATTGCTTCCGGTCGACAGTGAGCATTCAGCCATATTCCAAGCCCTTCAAGGTGAAAAAGAAAAAAACATTGAAAAAATTATTTTAACGGCTTCTGGAGGAAGTTTTCGGGACAGAAGCCGGGACGAACTAGTCAATGTTACAGTAGAGGAAGCCCTTAACCACCCTAATTGGTCCATGGGAGCGAAAATTACGATTGATTCCGCCACCATGATGAATAAAGGCCTTGAAGTGATTGAGGCTCACTGGCTTTTTTCAATGCCATATGATCGAATAGAAGTGCTTTTGCATAAAGAAAGTATTATTCATTCGATGATTGAGTTCCATGACAGCAGTGTGATTGCCCAGCTCGGAACACCGGATATGAGGGTGCCGATTCAATATGCGTTAACTTACCCGGACAGACTGCCTCTTAAATCTGCAAGCAAGCTGAATCTTGCCGAAATTGGCAAGCTCCATTTTGCTGAGATGGACTTTAACCGTTTTCGCTGTTTACAATTTGCATATGAAGCCGGAAAAGCGGGGGGAACGATGCCGACAGTTCTAAATGCTGCAAACGAGGAAGCAGTGGCCGCATTTCTGAATGGGGAAATTTCTTTCCTGCAAATTGAAGATTTAATTGAAAAAGCAATCAGCAAGCACGAAATCATTAAACATCCTGATCTTGAAACGATTCAAGTAATCGATAAAGAAACAAGAAACTTTGTTAAAGGTTTATACTGA
- the rseP gene encoding RIP metalloprotease RseP, which yields MSTVIAFIVIFGALVFFHELGHFVFAKKAGILCREFAIGFGPKVFSYKKGETTYTIRLLPIGGFVRMAGEDPEMVEIKPGYRIGLLFDKAGKVNTIILNNKDEYPDARIVEVEHADIEHELIIKGYADDEEDVLRTFAVNPEATVVENGSETQIAPYNRQFASKTLGQRTMAIFAGPMMNFILAFVVFVIIALFQGVPSMEPELGKLTPDGAAYEAGLKEGDKVVSIDGSEISTWTDVVEIIRKNPGEELQFTIERNGDTLEIPVTPEVQEAEGKKIGLIGVYSPVEKSPLKALTYGASETYFWTKEIFFMLGKLVTGQFSIDSLSGPVGIYVSTDTVAKSGIYYLMKWAAILSINLGIMNLLPIPALDGGRLMFFAVEAVRGKPIDRHKEGMVHFIGFALLMLLMLVVTWNDIQRFFL from the coding sequence TTGAGTACAGTGATAGCCTTTATCGTCATATTTGGCGCCCTTGTTTTTTTCCATGAATTAGGACATTTCGTTTTTGCAAAAAAAGCGGGTATTTTATGCCGGGAGTTTGCGATCGGTTTTGGCCCGAAAGTATTTTCCTATAAAAAAGGGGAAACAACCTATACGATACGCCTTCTGCCAATAGGCGGATTTGTCCGGATGGCAGGAGAAGACCCTGAGATGGTGGAAATTAAGCCCGGCTACAGAATTGGATTGCTCTTTGACAAAGCCGGAAAAGTAAACACGATTATTTTAAATAATAAAGATGAATATCCTGATGCAAGGATTGTTGAAGTTGAGCATGCAGACATTGAACACGAACTTATCATAAAAGGATATGCGGATGATGAAGAGGACGTTCTCCGTACGTTTGCCGTCAATCCAGAGGCAACAGTGGTGGAAAACGGCTCTGAAACTCAAATTGCGCCATATAACCGCCAGTTCGCTTCTAAGACACTTGGCCAAAGAACAATGGCCATTTTTGCAGGACCAATGATGAACTTTATCCTTGCATTTGTGGTCTTTGTTATTATTGCACTTTTTCAGGGAGTGCCATCTATGGAACCTGAACTCGGGAAATTGACTCCGGATGGTGCTGCTTATGAGGCAGGTTTAAAAGAAGGAGATAAGGTTGTAAGCATTGATGGTTCAGAAATTTCAACCTGGACAGATGTGGTTGAAATCATTCGCAAAAATCCCGGCGAAGAACTTCAATTTACCATTGAACGAAATGGCGATACACTTGAAATACCGGTAACTCCGGAAGTGCAAGAAGCTGAAGGGAAAAAAATCGGTTTAATAGGGGTTTACAGTCCTGTTGAAAAATCACCGTTAAAAGCACTCACTTACGGAGCAAGTGAAACGTATTTCTGGACGAAAGAGATTTTCTTTATGCTTGGCAAGCTAGTGACAGGGCAGTTTTCGATTGATTCTCTTTCAGGACCTGTTGGCATTTACGTTTCAACCGATACAGTTGCAAAATCAGGAATTTATTATTTAATGAAATGGGCAGCAATTTTAAGCATAAACCTCGGGATCATGAATTTGCTTCCAATACCGGCCTTAGACGGTGGTAGACTAATGTTTTTTGCTGTTGAAGCGGTCAGGGGAAAACCGATTGACCGTCATAAAGAGGGAATGGTTCATTTTATCGGTTTTGCACTGCTTATGCTATTAATGCTCGTAGTAACATGGAATGATATTCAACGCTTTTTTCTATAA
- a CDS encoding proline--tRNA ligase — translation MKQSMTLIPTLREVPADAEIKSHQLLLRAGFIRQNASGVYSYMPLGRKVLQKIEEIIREEMNNAGAVELLMPALQQAELWQESGRWYTYGPELMRLKDRHEREFALGATHEEVITSLVRDEVKSYKRLPLTLYQIQTKFRDEKRPRFGLLRGREFIMKDAYSFHSSKESLDEVYEKIFQAYSNIFRRCGLDFRAVIADSGAMGGKDTHEFMVLSDVGEDTIAYSDASDYAANIEMAPVVVKYEKDDEPEKELEKVKTENQKTIEEVSAYLNVDEKKCIKSLLFKVDDSYVLVLVRGDHEVNDIKLKNLFEANTVELADAEETKKILGVSVGSIGPIHVNNVEIVADFAVEAITNGVCGANEEHFHYINVNPGRDFKVSRYADLRFIQEGDPSPDGQGKILFAKGIEVGHVFKLGTRYSEAMNAVYLDENGKSQPMIMGCYGIGVSRTLAAVAEQFNDENGLVWPANIAPFQVHVIAVNMKDEAQASLAEEIYTELQKNRFEVLLDDRQERPGVKFADSDLIGIPVIVTVGKKAADGIVEVKVRKTGEMQEIHKNDLLPALTDILKNL, via the coding sequence ATGAAACAGAGTATGACGCTAATTCCGACACTAAGAGAAGTACCTGCAGATGCAGAAATAAAAAGCCACCAGCTATTATTAAGAGCCGGTTTTATACGGCAAAATGCCAGCGGTGTTTACAGCTATATGCCATTAGGGCGAAAAGTACTGCAAAAAATTGAGGAAATTATCCGTGAAGAAATGAATAATGCCGGAGCCGTCGAACTGCTTATGCCGGCACTGCAGCAGGCGGAGCTCTGGCAGGAATCAGGTCGTTGGTATACATACGGGCCGGAATTGATGCGGCTAAAAGATCGCCATGAAAGAGAATTTGCTCTTGGTGCAACGCATGAAGAAGTGATTACAAGCTTGGTTCGTGATGAAGTTAAATCATATAAACGGCTACCACTCACTTTATATCAGATTCAAACTAAATTTCGTGATGAAAAGCGTCCGCGTTTCGGGCTTTTGCGCGGTCGAGAGTTTATTATGAAGGATGCATATTCATTCCATTCATCAAAAGAAAGCCTTGACGAAGTATACGAAAAAATCTTTCAAGCTTACTCGAATATTTTTAGAAGGTGCGGACTCGATTTTCGTGCTGTTATTGCTGATTCAGGAGCAATGGGCGGAAAAGATACGCATGAATTTATGGTGTTATCAGATGTCGGAGAAGATACGATTGCTTACTCAGATGCATCGGACTATGCAGCGAACATTGAAATGGCACCTGTCGTTGTCAAATATGAAAAAGACGATGAGCCTGAAAAAGAACTGGAAAAAGTAAAAACAGAAAATCAAAAAACGATTGAAGAAGTATCAGCTTATTTAAATGTAGATGAGAAGAAGTGCATAAAATCATTACTTTTCAAAGTGGATGATTCATATGTGCTCGTTCTTGTTCGCGGTGACCACGAAGTTAATGATATTAAACTGAAAAATCTGTTTGAAGCAAATACGGTAGAGCTGGCTGATGCTGAAGAAACAAAGAAGATTCTTGGTGTAAGCGTAGGCTCCATCGGCCCGATTCATGTAAACAATGTTGAAATTGTTGCAGATTTTGCGGTTGAAGCGATCACAAACGGAGTATGCGGTGCTAATGAAGAACATTTCCATTACATAAATGTGAATCCCGGCCGTGATTTTAAAGTCAGCCGGTATGCAGACCTTCGGTTTATTCAGGAAGGAGATCCTTCACCTGATGGGCAAGGGAAGATTTTGTTTGCGAAAGGAATCGAAGTTGGACACGTCTTTAAGCTCGGAACCCGTTACAGTGAAGCAATGAATGCCGTATATTTAGATGAAAACGGCAAATCACAGCCAATGATCATGGGCTGCTACGGAATCGGAGTTTCCCGGACGTTGGCTGCTGTCGCTGAACAGTTCAACGATGAAAATGGGCTTGTCTGGCCTGCAAATATTGCACCGTTTCAAGTACATGTCATTGCCGTTAATATGAAAGATGAAGCACAAGCTTCATTAGCCGAAGAAATTTACACAGAATTGCAAAAAAACCGCTTTGAAGTTTTGCTGGATGACCGTCAGGAAAGACCGGGCGTGAAATTTGCCGATTCTGATCTCATTGGCATTCCTGTCATAGTTACAGTCGGAAAGAAAGCTGCTGACGGCATTGTCGAAGTAAAAGTGCGCAAAACAGGCGAAATGCAAGAGATTCATAAAAATGACCTTTTGCCGGCGCTTACTGACATTCTGAAAAATTTATAA
- a CDS encoding PolC-type DNA polymerase III: MSDIASGKKERFQLLLQQLQLTEDAIVKYFHNAEIEKVLIEKKARKWHFYFLFDHIIPSSIYNRFTTRLEKTFSHIANISFSIKVSNQEITDELITDYWKCCIQEIDGISPPLLKLLNEQIPKVRGNKIIIQARNEAEGLALKKKYAEMITNIYQTFGFPPLTIDIEISNESNEEYKEFLLAKEKEDQERGLQALAELQKKEAEKEQGIESENGPLMIGLTIKDDSDFRKLEEIVEEERRVAIEGYVFDVETKELKSGRTLLTFKITDYTSSILVKMFSRDKEDAEKFQRVKKGMWLKVRGSIQNDTFVRDLVMIGNDINEIKPIERKDTAPEGEKRVELHLHTPMSQMDAVTSVSTLVAQAKKWGHKAIAITDHAVVQSFPEAFGAGKKNDIKILYGLEANLVDDGVPIAYNSAHRLLSEDTFIVFDVETTGLSAVYDTIIELAAVKIQNGEIVDRFESFANPHHPLSATTIELTGITDDMVKNAPEVEDVLRRFHSWAGDGVLVAHNASFDIGFLNVGYKNIGIGKVANPVIDTLELARFLYPELKNHRLNTLAKKFDVELTQHHRAIYDAEATGYLLIKMLKDANEKGIKYHDQLNDKMGQGNAYQRARPFHCTLLAQNETGLKNLFKLVSISHIDYFYRVPRIPRSQLQLHREGILVGSGCDKGEVFEGMMQKAPEEVEEIAQFYDYLEVHPKEVYAPLIEMELVRDEKALEEIIGNIVKLGEKLNKPVVATGNVHYLNPHDKIYRKILVSSQGGANPLNRHQLPDVYFRTTNEMLDAFSFLGEEKAKEIVVTNTNKIADMIETIKPIKDDLYTPKIEGADEEIRKMSYEMAKKIYGDPLPEIVEARLEKELKSIIGHGFAVIYLISHKLVKKSLDDGYLVGSRGSVGSSFVATMTEITEVNPLPPHYVCPECKHSEFFNDGSVGSGFDLPDKDCPKCGAKYKKDGHDIPFETFLGFKGDKVPDIDLNFSGEYQPRAHNYTKVLFGEDNVYRAGTIGTVADKTAYGYVKAYQQDHNLELRGAEIDRLASGLTGVKRTTGQHPGGIIVVPDYMDIYDFSPIQYPADDQSSEWRTTHFDFHSIHDNLLKLDILGHDDPTVIRMLQDLSGIDPKTIPTDDPEVMKIFSGTETLGVTEEQIMCKTGTLGIPEFGTRFVRQMLEETKPTTFSELVQISGLSHGTDVWLGNAQELIQNNICTLSEVIGCRDDIMVYLIYQGLEPAFAFKIMESVRKGKGLTEEMEAEMRKNNVPEWYIDSCKKIKYMFPKAHAAAYVLMAVRIAYFKVHHPLLYYAAYFTVRAEDFDLEAMTRGSQAIRARIEEINAKGLDASPKEKNLLTVLELALEMCERGFSFGKVDLYKSSATEFIIEGNSLIPPFNSIPGLGTNAALNIVKARSEGEFLSKEDLQQRGKVSKTILEFLENHGCLDALPEQNQLSLF; encoded by the coding sequence ATGAGCGATATAGCCTCCGGCAAGAAAGAGCGATTCCAACTCTTGCTCCAGCAGCTGCAGTTGACTGAAGATGCGATCGTAAAGTATTTTCACAACGCGGAAATCGAAAAAGTCTTGATTGAAAAGAAAGCCAGAAAATGGCATTTTTATTTTCTATTTGATCATATAATCCCTTCTAGTATTTATAACCGTTTTACTACTCGACTGGAAAAAACGTTCTCACATATAGCCAATATCTCATTTTCCATAAAAGTTTCCAATCAAGAAATTACAGACGAGCTCATCACTGATTATTGGAAATGCTGTATTCAAGAAATTGACGGGATATCGCCGCCGCTTTTAAAATTACTAAATGAACAAATTCCAAAGGTTCGAGGAAATAAAATAATTATACAAGCGAGAAATGAAGCGGAAGGGCTTGCGTTAAAAAAGAAATATGCCGAAATGATCACGAACATTTATCAAACATTCGGATTTCCCCCTTTAACAATCGATATCGAAATTTCGAACGAATCGAATGAAGAATATAAAGAGTTTCTGCTTGCAAAAGAAAAAGAAGATCAGGAAAGAGGGCTTCAAGCTCTTGCTGAATTGCAGAAGAAGGAAGCCGAAAAAGAACAGGGGATTGAATCTGAAAATGGTCCTCTCATGATCGGGCTGACAATTAAAGACGATTCCGATTTTAGAAAACTTGAAGAAATCGTTGAAGAAGAACGAAGAGTTGCGATTGAAGGGTATGTTTTCGATGTTGAAACGAAAGAGCTAAAAAGCGGAAGGACTCTATTAACCTTCAAGATTACGGATTATACAAGCTCGATCCTTGTCAAAATGTTTTCCAGAGATAAAGAAGATGCAGAAAAGTTTCAGCGCGTGAAAAAGGGAATGTGGCTGAAAGTCAGGGGCAGCATTCAAAACGATACATTTGTCCGGGATCTTGTCATGATCGGAAACGACATAAACGAAATAAAACCGATTGAAAGAAAAGATACCGCGCCTGAAGGAGAAAAACGAGTCGAACTTCACCTTCATACACCTATGAGCCAAATGGATGCCGTAACATCTGTAAGCACGCTTGTGGCCCAAGCGAAAAAATGGGGGCATAAAGCAATTGCCATTACCGACCATGCAGTTGTTCAATCTTTCCCTGAGGCATTTGGGGCCGGAAAAAAGAATGATATTAAAATCCTGTATGGTCTTGAAGCTAATTTAGTGGATGACGGAGTTCCAATTGCCTATAATAGTGCGCACCGGTTACTCTCGGAAGATACTTTTATCGTATTTGACGTCGAGACAACGGGATTATCCGCAGTCTATGACACGATTATCGAACTTGCTGCGGTTAAAATTCAAAATGGAGAAATTGTCGACCGCTTTGAGTCGTTTGCCAACCCGCACCATCCGCTTTCGGCAACTACGATCGAATTGACAGGAATAACGGATGATATGGTTAAAAATGCACCCGAAGTGGAAGACGTTTTGAGAAGATTCCATTCCTGGGCAGGCGACGGGGTGTTAGTAGCTCACAACGCTTCTTTTGATATTGGATTTTTAAATGTCGGCTATAAAAACATCGGCATCGGAAAGGTTGCCAATCCGGTAATAGATACACTAGAATTAGCCAGGTTTCTGTATCCTGAATTAAAAAACCACCGGTTAAATACACTGGCTAAAAAATTCGACGTCGAGCTCACTCAGCATCACCGGGCTATTTATGACGCGGAAGCTACCGGTTATCTTTTAATTAAAATGCTAAAAGATGCCAATGAAAAAGGCATTAAATATCACGACCAATTAAATGATAAAATGGGCCAAGGAAATGCGTATCAGCGTGCTCGTCCGTTCCATTGCACTCTTCTTGCGCAAAATGAAACTGGTTTGAAAAACTTGTTTAAACTTGTATCGATTTCCCACATTGATTATTTCTATCGGGTTCCACGAATTCCGAGATCCCAGCTCCAATTGCACAGGGAAGGAATTTTAGTCGGATCCGGCTGCGACAAAGGGGAAGTTTTTGAAGGTATGATGCAAAAAGCGCCGGAAGAGGTAGAGGAGATTGCTCAATTTTATGACTACTTGGAAGTACACCCGAAAGAGGTGTATGCCCCACTTATTGAAATGGAGCTTGTACGTGATGAAAAAGCGTTGGAAGAGATTATCGGCAATATTGTAAAGTTAGGGGAAAAGCTAAACAAACCGGTTGTCGCTACCGGTAATGTCCATTACTTAAACCCGCATGATAAAATCTACCGAAAAATTCTCGTAAGTTCTCAAGGGGGTGCCAATCCGTTAAACCGCCACCAACTGCCTGACGTTTACTTCCGCACGACAAATGAAATGCTTGATGCCTTTTCATTCCTCGGTGAAGAAAAAGCAAAAGAAATTGTCGTTACGAATACGAATAAGATTGCTGATATGATCGAAACGATTAAGCCGATCAAAGACGATCTTTATACACCAAAAATTGAAGGTGCGGATGAAGAGATACGGAAAATGAGTTACGAGATGGCCAAGAAAATTTATGGCGATCCGCTTCCTGAAATTGTTGAAGCACGGCTTGAAAAAGAGTTAAAAAGCATTATCGGCCACGGGTTTGCCGTGATTTACTTGATTTCTCATAAACTCGTAAAAAAATCGTTAGATGACGGTTACCTAGTCGGTTCCCGCGGTTCAGTAGGATCGTCGTTCGTAGCAACAATGACGGAAATTACGGAAGTAAATCCTCTGCCGCCTCATTATGTATGCCCGGAATGCAAACATTCCGAATTCTTTAATGACGGTTCGGTAGGATCAGGATTTGATTTGCCTGATAAAGATTGTCCAAAATGCGGCGCCAAATATAAAAAAGACGGCCATGATATCCCATTTGAAACGTTCCTTGGTTTCAAAGGGGACAAAGTGCCTGATATCGACTTGAATTTTTCAGGCGAATACCAGCCAAGAGCCCATAACTATACAAAGGTTCTATTTGGTGAAGATAATGTGTACCGCGCCGGAACGATCGGTACGGTTGCAGATAAAACGGCATACGGTTATGTAAAAGCCTATCAGCAGGATCACAATCTTGAACTTCGCGGAGCGGAAATCGATCGTTTGGCATCCGGACTGACAGGTGTAAAAAGGACGACGGGCCAGCACCCCGGTGGAATTATCGTTGTTCCGGATTATATGGATATTTATGATTTTTCGCCGATCCAGTATCCGGCAGATGATCAATCGTCCGAATGGCGGACAACCCATTTTGACTTCCATTCAATTCATGATAATCTATTGAAACTCGATATTCTCGGACACGATGACCCGACTGTCATCCGTATGCTTCAAGACTTAAGCGGAATCGATCCGAAGACAATTCCTACTGATGATCCTGAAGTGATGAAAATTTTCAGCGGAACAGAAACACTTGGAGTGACAGAAGAGCAAATCATGTGTAAAACGGGAACGCTAGGAATACCTGAATTCGGAACGAGATTTGTCCGTCAAATGCTCGAAGAAACGAAGCCGACGACATTCTCTGAACTTGTTCAGATTTCCGGATTATCACACGGTACGGATGTATGGCTCGGCAATGCCCAGGAACTCATTCAAAATAATATTTGTACATTGAGCGAAGTGATCGGGTGCCGCGATGATATTATGGTCTACCTCATTTATCAGGGGCTGGAACCGGCTTTTGCATTCAAAATTATGGAATCCGTCCGAAAAGGGAAGGGCTTAACGGAAGAGATGGAAGCGGAAATGCGCAAGAACAATGTACCTGAATGGTATATCGATTCTTGCAAAAAAATCAAATACATGTTCCCGAAAGCCCATGCTGCTGCCTATGTATTAATGGCAGTGCGAATTGCATATTTTAAAGTTCATCATCCTCTTTTATATTATGCTGCATATTTTACTGTTCGTGCTGAAGACTTTGATCTTGAAGCGATGACACGCGGTTCACAAGCGATTCGTGCCCGAATTGAAGAAATTAATGCAAAAGGGCTTGATGCTTCTCCTAAGGAGAAGAACCTTTTAACAGTGCTTGAATTGGCGCTTGAAATGTGCGAAAGGGGCTTTTCTTTCGGGAAAGTGGATCTTTACAAGTCGAGTGCAACTGAATTTATTATAGAGGGAAATTCCCTTATTCCGCCATTCAATTCCATTCCGGGACTCGGGACAAATGCCGCATTAAATATTGTGAAGGCAAGAAGCGAAGGAGAATTTTTGTCAAAAGAAGACCTTCAGCAGCGAGGGAAAGTCTCAAAAACAATCTTAGAATTTTTGGAAAACCATGGATGCCTTGATGCACTTCCTGAGCAAAACCAATTGTCATTGTTCTAA
- the rimP gene encoding ribosome maturation factor RimP, whose protein sequence is MLSKVSEIVEELVTPILDENGLELVDIEYVKEGKDWFLRVFIDKDTGVDIEECGIVSEKLSEKLDAIDPIPHNYFLEVSSPGAERPLKKEKDFEKAVGKNIYIKTYEPIDGEKTFEGILTHFDRETVKIEIKIKTRKKLIEIPFSKIASARLAVSFS, encoded by the coding sequence ATTTTGAGCAAGGTATCGGAAATAGTTGAAGAATTAGTAACGCCAATCCTTGATGAAAACGGTTTAGAGTTAGTTGACATCGAATACGTAAAAGAGGGAAAAGACTGGTTTCTCCGTGTATTTATCGATAAGGATACCGGAGTAGATATTGAGGAATGCGGGATTGTGAGTGAAAAGTTAAGTGAAAAGCTTGATGCAATTGATCCCATCCCCCATAACTACTTTCTTGAAGTTTCTTCACCAGGAGCGGAACGCCCTTTAAAGAAAGAGAAAGACTTTGAAAAAGCGGTCGGCAAAAATATTTACATTAAAACATATGAGCCTATTGATGGAGAAAAGACGTTCGAAGGCATCTTAACTCATTTTGACAGAGAAACAGTTAAAATAGAGATTAAAATAAAAACAAGAAAAAAACTGATTGAAATACCGTTCAGTAAAATTGCCAGCGCCCGTTTGGCTGTCAGTTTTTCATAA
- the nusA gene encoding transcription termination factor NusA, whose protein sequence is MASELLDALNLLEKEKGISREVLIEAIEAALVSAYRRNFNQAQNVRIDMNLENGSMRVFARKEVVEEVFDPRLEISLEDARQINPNYQVEDIVELEVTPKDFGRIAAQTAKQVVTQRVREAERGIIYSEFIDREEDIMTGIVQRQDSRFIYVSLGKIEAILPANEQMPNEQYKPHDRIKVYITKVEKTTKGPQIYVSRTHPGLLKRLFEIEVPEIYDGTVEIKSVAREAGDRSKISVHSDNPEVDPVGSCVGPKGSRVQAVVNELKGEKIDIVKWSEDPVEFVANALSPSKVLDVIVNEEEKATTVIVPDYQLSLAIGKRGQNARLAAKLTGWKIDIKAESEAREAGIYPRNEQLLTFDEDEDTEEEYTMD, encoded by the coding sequence ATGGCAAGTGAATTATTGGATGCACTTAATTTACTTGAAAAAGAAAAAGGCATTTCTCGTGAAGTTTTGATTGAAGCGATAGAGGCAGCGCTTGTTTCCGCTTACCGCAGGAATTTTAATCAAGCACAAAACGTAAGAATTGACATGAATCTGGAAAATGGATCTATGCGGGTTTTTGCAAGGAAAGAGGTGGTTGAGGAAGTATTTGATCCTCGACTCGAAATCTCTTTGGAAGACGCTCGGCAAATCAATCCGAATTATCAAGTTGAAGATATTGTTGAATTGGAAGTTACGCCGAAAGATTTTGGCCGAATTGCTGCGCAAACAGCAAAACAAGTTGTAACTCAGCGCGTCAGGGAAGCTGAAAGAGGAATTATTTATTCGGAATTTATCGACCGTGAAGAAGATATTATGACGGGAATCGTTCAGCGCCAAGATTCGCGATTCATTTATGTAAGCCTCGGCAAAATTGAAGCCATTTTGCCTGCAAATGAGCAAATGCCGAATGAACAATACAAACCGCATGATCGCATTAAAGTGTATATTACAAAGGTAGAGAAAACGACAAAAGGACCGCAAATTTACGTTTCCAGAACCCATCCGGGACTTTTAAAAAGATTATTTGAAATCGAGGTTCCGGAAATTTACGACGGAACAGTTGAAATAAAGTCTGTTGCCAGGGAAGCTGGAGACCGTTCAAAAATCTCCGTTCATTCCGATAATCCGGAGGTAGATCCGGTCGGTTCTTGTGTCGGACCAAAAGGAAGCCGCGTTCAGGCGGTTGTAAACGAATTAAAAGGTGAAAAAATCGATATTGTGAAATGGTCCGAAGACCCGGTTGAGTTTGTTGCAAATGCGCTCAGCCCTTCAAAAGTTCTTGATGTTATTGTAAATGAGGAAGAGAAAGCAACAACTGTTATCGTTCCTGATTACCAGTTATCGCTAGCAATTGGAAAACGCGGCCAAAATGCGCGCCTTGCTGCTAAGCTGACCGGCTGGAAAATTGATATTAAGGCTGAATCAGAGGCGCGTGAAGCGGGAATTTATCCGCGCAATGAACAATTGCTGACATTTGATGAAGACGAAGATACCGAAGAAGAATATACAATGGATTAA
- the rnpM gene encoding RNase P modulator RnpM, with the protein MNKQKKVPMRKCVATGEMKPKKELVRIVRSKEGVVSIDPTGKKSGRGAYLSKDKEAILLAKKKNILANHLQTTIDETIYDELLELIEKEKRLS; encoded by the coding sequence GTGAACAAACAAAAAAAAGTTCCAATGCGTAAATGTGTTGCAACTGGTGAAATGAAACCTAAGAAAGAACTCGTTCGCATCGTTCGCTCGAAAGAAGGTGTGGTATCCATTGATCCAACAGGGAAAAAATCCGGACGTGGAGCTTATCTGTCTAAAGATAAGGAAGCCATCCTTCTGGCAAAGAAAAAAAATATTTTAGCAAATCATTTGCAAACAACGATAGATGAGACCATATATGATGAGCTCTTAGAGCTTATCGAGAAGGAGAAACGACTATCCTGA
- a CDS encoding YlxQ family RNA-binding protein, with protein MNSNQWMSLLGLANRARKIISGEELTVKEIRSGKAKLVLLARDASANTTKKITDKCGSYHVPYKMVANRYLLGQAIGKEARVVAAILDEGFAKKLMTLLD; from the coding sequence ATGAATTCAAATCAATGGATGTCATTGCTTGGCTTAGCCAATCGAGCTCGTAAAATCATTTCAGGCGAGGAGCTTACCGTTAAGGAAATCAGAAGCGGTAAAGCAAAGCTCGTTTTATTGGCAAGAGATGCATCAGCCAATACGACAAAGAAGATTACTGATAAATGCGGGTCCTATCACGTCCCATATAAAATGGTTGCAAACCGATATCTGCTCGGTCAAGCAATTGGAAAAGAAGCCCGCGTAGTCGCAGCCATTTTAGATGAAGGATTTGCGAAAAAACTGATGACGTTGCTCGATTAA